One window of Anaerolineales bacterium genomic DNA carries:
- a CDS encoding BMP family ABC transporter substrate-binding protein: MLRITHYIFLAMTGLALTACLSSSDCFREDVFCAALVTDTLGMEDHGINQDAWAGMLEAQENGLADKVDYIESVDSRDYEKNIVYFASRGYDAIFTAGIGLRNATFEVATQYFAAQTQGSPSPIFIGFNQSYEESRPNLVSIIFPEDQMGFAAGVVATQLTKTGTVGAICETSGIDSMWRYCEGFRAGVEFADGTVKAAVIYRDDGDREKLFLDEAWGYETGSSLIQRGADVIFAAGGVTGQGALRAALEFDVFAIGAERNQAAALGGTGPGLVTSFYGDARFEVQEAIRRAKNGEFSGERVGKIHFSVPHPGVDPSSITGLEALISLLSKGGIVPNVTKEKP, encoded by the coding sequence GTGTTACGGATTACGCATTACATTTTTCTGGCAATGACGGGTCTGGCGCTCACAGCCTGCCTGTCCTCGTCAGATTGTTTTCGCGAAGATGTTTTCTGCGCGGCGTTGGTGACGGATACGCTTGGGATGGAAGATCACGGGATCAATCAGGATGCCTGGGCGGGAATGCTCGAAGCGCAGGAGAACGGGCTGGCAGACAAGGTGGATTACATCGAGTCAGTCGATTCCCGAGATTACGAGAAGAACATCGTCTATTTTGCTTCGCGCGGATACGATGCGATCTTTACGGCGGGCATCGGTTTGCGAAACGCCACGTTCGAGGTTGCAACACAGTATTTTGCAGCTCAAACGCAAGGGAGTCCAAGCCCGATCTTCATTGGCTTCAATCAATCCTATGAAGAGAGCCGCCCCAACCTGGTCTCCATTATTTTTCCCGAAGACCAGATGGGATTCGCCGCCGGGGTCGTGGCAACCCAATTAACCAAAACCGGGACCGTGGGAGCCATATGTGAAACCTCCGGCATCGACTCGATGTGGCGCTATTGCGAGGGCTTTCGCGCGGGCGTGGAGTTTGCGGATGGGACGGTCAAGGCAGCGGTGATCTATCGCGATGATGGAGACAGGGAAAAATTATTTCTGGATGAAGCGTGGGGATATGAAACCGGTTCGAGTTTGATCCAACGCGGCGCGGATGTGATTTTCGCGGCAGGCGGAGTCACGGGTCAGGGAGCACTACGGGCGGCTTTGGAGTTCGACGTGTTTGCGATCGGAGCGGAGCGGAATCAGGCGGCGGCTTTGGGAGGAACCGGACCAGGTTTGGTGACATCTTTTTATGGGGATGCCCGGTTCGAGGTCCAGGAAGCGATCCGTCGGGCAAAAAACGGTGAATTTAGCGGTGAACGTGTCGGCAAAATCCATTTTTCGGTCCCGCATCCAGGCGTCGACCCTTCTTCAATCACAGGCTTGGAGGCTTTGATCTCTTTGTTGTCAAAGGGTGGAATTGTCCCAAATGTTACAAAGGAAAAACCCTAA